CACTCGTAGATGGAGGAGTAAAAACAAAGGAAGCATGGGATATACTCAAGGAACAGTTGAAGAAAAATCATATAGAGCCAAAGGACATAGAGCAAATTGTTCTTACACATCATCACCCAGATCACATAGGATTATTAGAACAGTTCGATCCGAAATATGGGATAGTAGGAGATCAACAAATTCAAAAGTGGTTGCGTAGAGAAGAAGAATATTTTCTAAGATATGAGGATTTTTTTAAAAACCTTTACTATCAAAGTGGGGTCCCTAAGGAATTTGAATCCTCTTTATCTACTCTAAGAGGTCCCTTAAAATATGTTGCTCGAGGAGAGTTATCTGGTGTATTAAAAGAAGGGGACACTCTTCCAGGACATGAAGCATGGAAGGTTATTGAGACAGCCGGTCATGCTCAAAGCCATCTATCTTTTTTTCGAGAAAGGGATGGAGCTTTTCTTTCTGGGGACCATATTCTTCCCCATATTTCTTCGAATCCTTTATTAGAACCACCGTTAAATGCTGGAGAGGAACGACCACGACCACTACTACAATACAGAGAGAATTTAAAAAAATGTATGGAGTTATCCATCAAAACGGTTTTACCAGGACATGGAGAAATATTTACACATCCTCAAAAATTGGTTGAAAGTCGGTTGCTTAAACAAGAAAAGCGTGCGATGCGTGTAAAAGAAATGTTAAAAAAAGGTCCGCAAACCGCATTTCAAATCTGTGTTCAACTGTTCCCCATGCATTATGAAAAGGAATTTGAGTTAACGATGTCAGAAACCATTGGTCAATTAGATTACCTGGAAAGTGAAAGATTAATATCATCTGAATATAAGGAGAACCATTTATATTATTACGAGAAGGAGAAAGAACAGTCCCAATGAGTAACCAACAGATAGCTGGGTTAAACGTTTTAATAACAGGAGGATCAACAGGAATTGGAGCAGAAATCGCACGAGAAGTAGCACGTCATGGTGGACATCCTATTTTGGTGGCTCGATCTGAATCTAAGCTTTTGACTTTAAAAGACAACATAGAAAAAGAATATAATCAAGAAGTTGATGTGTATCCTTGTGACCTCACTGATTCTAAAAAGTGGGAAGATACTTTGCACAAGATCGTCGAACAACATAAACCTATTCATGTTTTTATTAATAATGCTGGAATGGGTGTATTTGAATATGTGAAGGATATTACATCTGAGAACACTCGTAAAATGTTTGACTTAAATGTTTATTCTTTAATACAAGGTACGCAAATTATGGTTGGGCAAATGCTTTTACAAAAAGAGGGGCATATTAT
The sequence above is drawn from the Bacillaceae bacterium S4-13-56 genome and encodes:
- a CDS encoding MBL fold metallo-hydrolase translates to MTKDILQMTVPTPFDVGDVHLYLLKGDVLTLVDGGVKTKEAWDILKEQLKKNHIEPKDIEQIVLTHHHPDHIGLLEQFDPKYGIVGDQQIQKWLRREEEYFLRYEDFFKNLYYQSGVPKEFESSLSTLRGPLKYVARGELSGVLKEGDTLPGHEAWKVIETAGHAQSHLSFFRERDGAFLSGDHILPHISSNPLLEPPLNAGEERPRPLLQYRENLKKCMELSIKTVLPGHGEIFTHPQKLVESRLLKQEKRAMRVKEMLKKGPQTAFQICVQLFPMHYEKEFELTMSETIGQLDYLESERLISSEYKENHLYYYEKEKEQSQ
- a CDS encoding SDR family oxidoreductase; translated protein: MSNQQIAGLNVLITGGSTGIGAEIAREVARHGGHPILVARSESKLLTLKDNIEKEYNQEVDVYPCDLTDSKKWEDTLHKIVEQHKPIHVFINNAGMGVFEYVKDITSENTRKMFDLNVYSLIQGTQIMVGQMLLQKEGHIINIASQAGKMATPRSSVYSATKHAVLGFTNALRLEMHREPIHVTAVNLGPVATNFFDEADPNGRYQEAVKSYMLDPAKVAQKVVKSIYTNKREINMPGWMEAGSFIYRMMPSLMERVLRKQFEKK